The genomic region GCGACTGCCCGACATCACCATCCAGCGTAGACACCGAAGACCGCTTGGGCCCTCAGTGCTCCGCCGGCTCCCGGCCTGCGGCAGGATGGACGCCACCTGGTACGTACGCGTCATTCGGGTACGTACTGAAGACAACCGCTGGAGACGCCCGGTGAGTTCCCCAGATCCGCAGGTTCGCGCAGCGCGAAACCTGGCCGACCCCACGACCGAGAGCAAGCCCACGAAAAATCTTTCCCGAAGCCGAGGCCCCGTCGTCGCGGTCACCGGTGCCGCGACCGGCGTCGGTGAGCTGCTCACCGCCCATCTCGCCGCATCGGACGAGATCAAGCAGGTCATCGCCATCGACGAGCGCCGGGGCGACGTCTCCGAGGCGACGTGGCACATCCTGGACGTACGGGACCCCGCCATCGCCGAGAAGCTGCGCGGCGCGGACGTCGTCGTGCACATGGCGCTCGACCTCGACCTGGAGACCGATCCCGCGGCCCGTACCGCGTACAACGTCCGCGGTACCCAGACCGTGCTGACGGCGGCGGCGGCCGTGGGCGTCCACCGGGTGGTCCTGTGCACCTCGGCGATGGTCTACGGCGCCCTGCCCGACAACGACCTCCCTCTCTCCGAGGACGCGGAACTGCGGGCCACGGCGGAGGCCACCGGTGTGGGCGATCTGCTGGAGATCGAGCGCCTCGGCCGCCGCGCACCCCGTGCCCACCCCGGCCTCAACGTCACGGTCGTCCGGCCCACGGTTCTGGTCGGCGGCACGGACACGGCGCTCACACGGTACTTCGAGTCGCCCAGGCTCCTCGTCGTCGCCGGATCACGCCCCGCCTGGCAGTTCTGCCACGTCGACGACCTGGTCAGTGCCCTGGAGTACGCGGCTCTCGAAAAGATCGAGGGAGAGTTCGCGGTCGGCTGCGACGGCTGGCTCGAACAGGAAGAGGTGGAGGAGCTCTCCGGAGTGCGCCGTATGGAGCTGCCGTCCGCCGTGGCCCTCGGCGCGGCCGCACGCCTCCACCGGATCGGCCTCACCCCGTCACCCGCGGGCGATCTCGCCTACACCATGCACCCCTGGGTGGTCAGCGTGAGCCGCCTCCACGACGCGGGATGGCGCCCGAGGTGGACCAACGAGGAGGTCCTGACGGCGCTCCTGGAAGAGGTCGAGGGACGCCACACCGTCGCCGGACGGCGGCTCGGCCGCAAGGACGCCACCGCAGCCGGTGCCGCGGGAGCGACCGTCGCGCTGCTCGGCACGGCGGCCCTGGTCCGGCGGGCCCGCAAGGCGCGCCGGCGTTTCTAGGCAGCCGTCGGCCAGGGCGGCCCGCCCGGGCGGAAGCCCCGATCCCCCCGCCTGGTAGGAGGCTCCAAGCCGACCGGCAGGCCACCGGTCGAAAACGCTATTCCGGGATGTGCCCGCCGTGCGGCACGATGGCCCCATGGCACGCACCCACGACCACCCCGGCGAGCAGGCTGCTCAGGACCCCATCCGGCTCCTGGACATCCGTGACACACCGCTGTCCGTCGACGAGATCTTCCGCGCGGTCGGGGACGACGCCGCGGGAGGCATGGCGCTCTTCGTCGGCACGGTGCGCAATCACGACGACGGGCAGGACGTCGGTTCCCTCGGGTACTCCTGCCACCCGACCGCGGGTGACGAGCTCCGCAGAGTGGCGGAGAAGGTGGTGGCGGAGTTCCCGGTACGGGCCCTGGCCGCCGTCCACCGGGTGGGTGAACTGGGTGTGGGCGATCTGGCGGTGGTCGTCGCCGTGTCCTGCGCCCATCGGGGTGAGGCCTTCGAGGCCTGCCGCAAGCTGATCGACGACCTCAAGCACGAGGTCCCGATCTGGAAGCACCAGCGTTTCTCCGACGGCACGGAGGAGTGGGTCGGCGCCTGCTGAGCGCAAACCGCCCCAGGGGGCATCAGCCCCGATTTGCGTAACCGCACCCCTGCCGTGAGCGTTGGTCCTGCAGGTCGTTAATCTTCTGATCGTCAGTTGCGGTCGCTCATGGGGTAGGGAGGTCGTGATGGCAGCACTCGCTTGGCTCTTGATTCCGCTTATAGCTGCTCTTGGCGCGGCGATATGGGGAGGGTGGGCAGCCCGCAATCGAACGACCGGCGACGTCACCGAACTCGCCGGCTACGCCAGGTTCCGTGAGGCGATGGAGAAATCGCACTCCGGTTCCGAGGCCGTCTGAAGACTCCGCAGCTGTACGCAGTTGCCAACTCCGCACCACCCCCGCTCCTCCTGGACGCAGTCCGCGCAGTGAGCGAATCCGCGGTGCCCCCGGTCCTTCCGGATCCCCTCCGCCGTCCGCCTCGTACGGACCGGCCCCGACGGTGCACTGACAGGCCGTTCCCGTACTGTCGTTCCATGCCACGCCGCACCGCGACGATGCTCGCCTCCACCCTCATCCTGATCGCGCTGCTCTGCGCAGGCGTGCTGATTCGCGTGCCGTACTCGGAGATGTCCCCCGGCCCGACGGTGAACACGCTCGGCGACGCGCGCGGCGAGCCGGTGCTGCACATCACCGGGCACAAGACGTATCCGACGTCCGGGAACCTCAACATGACGACGGTGCGCGTCACCGGTGCGGACTACGACATGAACATCGTCGAGGCCGTCTACGGCTGGCTGGCCCACGACAGCGTGGTCGTGCCGCACGACACCCTCTACCCGGACGGGAAGACCGAGGAGGAGTCGACGCAGGAGAACGCCGAGGAGTTCAGCCAGTCCCAGGAGAGCGCGAAGGTCGCCGCCCTGGAGGAGCTGAAGATCCCCGTCACCTCCCGCGTCGTCGTCTCCACGGTCGTCAAGGACAGCGCCGCCGAGGGCGTGCTGCACGCGGGCGACGTGATCAAGGCGGTCGACGGCACGGCGGTCGAACAGCCGGAGGACGTCGCGAAGCTCGTCACGAAGCACAAGCCCGGCGAGGACGTCGTCTTCACGGTGATCCCGGCCAGGACCGCCGCCGCGGCGGAGAAGGCGGGCAAGGAGCCCGAGGGCTCCCGCGACGTCACCCTGACCACACGGAAGGCGCCCGAGGACCCCTCGAACCCCTCGGAGGACCGGGCGATCGTGGGGATCCAGGCAGGGACGGACCACACGTTCCCGTTCGAGATCGACATCAAGCTCGCAGATGTCGGCGGCCCGAGCGCCGGACTGATGTTCTCGCTCGGCATCATCGACAAGCTGACGCCCGACAAGCTGACGGGCGGCAAGTTCATCGCCGGCACCGGCACCATCGACGACGAGGGCAAGGTCGGCCCCATCGGCGGGATCAACATGAAGCTGGTCGGCGCGCGCGACGCGGGCGCCCGGTACTTCCTGACCCCGGACGACAACTGCTCCGCGGCGGCCTCCGACACCCCGGACGGCCTCACCCTGGTGAGGGTGAAGACCCTCGACGACGCCAAGAAGTCCCTGGAGAAGATCCGGGCGGGGGACACGGCCGGCCTGCCGGGCTGCTCGAAGGGCTGAGGGGCTGTCGGGCGGCCTCGGACACCCGCCGGCCCCTCAGCCGGCCCCTCCCGGAGGCCTCAGGACTCGAAGGTGGCCGCGAGTGCCTCGGCGAGCCCCGGAACCAGTCCGGCGCCGGTGAGGACCTCGGTCGGGGAGTCCTTCTCCCGCAGGCGCACCGCGGAGTCCCGTGCGCCGTCGCGCAGAACCGCCACGGTCATCCGCACCTCCTGCCGGTCGGGGTGCTCGGCGACCCACTTGGTCAGCTGGGCGTCGGACAGTCCGTCCGGTACGGAGGTCTCCGCCGAGGGCGGCAGCATCAGCCGTTCGACGGTCATGGCGCAGCCGACCACGGCGTCGGGCCAGGCGATCGTGGCGAGGAACTCGTCCAGCGCGGTGCCGGCCGGCAGCTCCTCCTGCTCGACGGGGGTGAGGGTGGCGGTCGTGGAAGAGGTGTCGTCGAGTCCGAGCTGGGCGGCGAGGCCGGGCTCGTGTGCGCGCAGCCGGGCGGTGTCGACGAGGGCGAACAGCCGGGCCGGCTGGTCCCAGCCGAGACCTGCGGCGTAGGCGTCGATTTCGAGGACGGCGACGGTGAGGGGACTCGCGGCCATCGGAGGGCCTGAGGGGGAAACGTTGGGCATACCCAACATCCTGCCTCCTTCTGCCCCGGGAACGGGAACTAGGTAAAGCCTCAGTAAGTTGCATAGGTGGGCTCTACGATCGCTGGGCCTGCTTCACACGACCGCGAACTTCGAGGTGCGCACGTTGGCTTTCCAGATGCCGGACCGCGGCGGAGGCCCGACCGGGCCACGGATCAGAGTCGGCCGCCCGTCCCGGCGCGTCCGTACCCTGCTCATGACATTGGGTGTCCTGGCGGTTCTCGCCATGGCCTTCGTCATGTTCGCCGGGTTCTGGACGGACTGGCTCTGGTACAGGTCGGTCGCGTATTCGTCTGTTTTCACCACCACTCTGTGGACCAAGATCGGGCTGTTCCTCGTCTTCGGACTGCTGATGGCCCTCGCCATCGGTGTGAACATCTGGCTCGCGCACCGGCTCCGGCCGCCGCTGAGCGCGATGTCGCTGGAGCAGCAGAGCCTGGACCGCTACAGGATGAGCGTCGCCCCGTACAAGAAGTGGGTGCTGCTCGCGGTCACGGCTCTCGTCGGTCTGATCGCCGGCGCCTCCGCGTCCGGCCAGTGGCGCACCTGGCTGATGTACGTCAACGGCGTGCCGTTCGGGCAGAAGGACCCCCAGTTCAAGCTGGATGTGGCGTTCTACGCCTTCGACCTGCCGTGGTACCGCTTCCTGCTCGGATTCGGCTTTGCCGCGGTGGTGCTGTCGCTGATCGCGGCGGCGCTGACCCACTACCTCTACGGCGGGCTGCGGATCACCAGCCCCGGCGCGCGCGCCACCGGCGCGGCGACGGGGCATCTCTCCGTGCTGCTCGGCGTCTTCGTCGCGCTGAAGGCCGTGGCGTACTGGCTCGACCGGTACGGCCTGGCGGTGAAGTCCAGTGACTTCAAGGCCACGGACAACTGGACCGGTCTGCGGTACGTCGACGCCAACGCCTACCTGCCGGCGAAGACGATCCTCTTCTGCATCGCGGTCATCTGCGCCGTGCTGTTCTTCGCGACGCTCTGGCGCCGCACCTGGCAGCTGCCCGTGATCGGCTTCGGCCTGATGGTGCTCTCGGCGATCCTGATCGGCGGGCTCTACCCGGCGATCGTGCAGAAGTTCCAGGTCCAGCCCAACGAGCAGGCCAAGGAAGCGCCGTTCATCCAGAAGAACATCGATGCGACGCGCGACGCCTACGACATCGACGACGCGAAGGTCGACGACTACACGGGCACCAGCACGACCGACGACAGCACCAAGCTGAGGGCGAACGCCGACGCGGCCGCAAGCTACCGCGTCATGGACCCGAACGTCGTCTCGCCCGCCTTCCAGCAGCTCCAGCAGAAGAGGAACTACTACCAGTTCCCCAAGACGCTGGACGTCGACCGCTACAAGGGTGAGGACGGCAAGGAGCAGGACACCGTCGTCGGCCTGCGCGAGCTGAACCTCCAGGGCCTCCCCAAGAGGAACTGGATCAACGACCACTTCACGTACACCCACGGCTACGGCGCCATCGCGGCGCGGGGGACCACGACGGGCACCAACCCGGCGGGATCCCCCGACTTCACGGAGTCGGGACTGCCCACCACGGGCGAACTGGGCAAGTACGAGCAGCGGATCTACTAC from Streptomyces sp. QL37 harbors:
- a CDS encoding SDR family oxidoreductase — encoded protein: MSSPDPQVRAARNLADPTTESKPTKNLSRSRGPVVAVTGAATGVGELLTAHLAASDEIKQVIAIDERRGDVSEATWHILDVRDPAIAEKLRGADVVVHMALDLDLETDPAARTAYNVRGTQTVLTAAAAVGVHRVVLCTSAMVYGALPDNDLPLSEDAELRATAEATGVGDLLEIERLGRRAPRAHPGLNVTVVRPTVLVGGTDTALTRYFESPRLLVVAGSRPAWQFCHVDDLVSALEYAALEKIEGEFAVGCDGWLEQEEVEELSGVRRMELPSAVALGAAARLHRIGLTPSPAGDLAYTMHPWVVSVSRLHDAGWRPRWTNEEVLTALLEEVEGRHTVAGRRLGRKDATAAGAAGATVALLGTAALVRRARKARRRF
- a CDS encoding PDZ domain-containing protein encodes the protein MPRRTATMLASTLILIALLCAGVLIRVPYSEMSPGPTVNTLGDARGEPVLHITGHKTYPTSGNLNMTTVRVTGADYDMNIVEAVYGWLAHDSVVVPHDTLYPDGKTEEESTQENAEEFSQSQESAKVAALEELKIPVTSRVVVSTVVKDSAAEGVLHAGDVIKAVDGTAVEQPEDVAKLVTKHKPGEDVVFTVIPARTAAAAEKAGKEPEGSRDVTLTTRKAPEDPSNPSEDRAIVGIQAGTDHTFPFEIDIKLADVGGPSAGLMFSLGIIDKLTPDKLTGGKFIAGTGTIDDEGKVGPIGGINMKLVGARDAGARYFLTPDDNCSAAASDTPDGLTLVRVKTLDDAKKSLEKIRAGDTAGLPGCSKG
- a CDS encoding UPF0182 family protein; amino-acid sequence: MPDRGGGPTGPRIRVGRPSRRVRTLLMTLGVLAVLAMAFVMFAGFWTDWLWYRSVAYSSVFTTTLWTKIGLFLVFGLLMALAIGVNIWLAHRLRPPLSAMSLEQQSLDRYRMSVAPYKKWVLLAVTALVGLIAGASASGQWRTWLMYVNGVPFGQKDPQFKLDVAFYAFDLPWYRFLLGFGFAAVVLSLIAAALTHYLYGGLRITSPGARATGAATGHLSVLLGVFVALKAVAYWLDRYGLAVKSSDFKATDNWTGLRYVDANAYLPAKTILFCIAVICAVLFFATLWRRTWQLPVIGFGLMVLSAILIGGLYPAIVQKFQVQPNEQAKEAPFIQKNIDATRDAYDIDDAKVDDYTGTSTTDDSTKLRANADAAASYRVMDPNVVSPAFQQLQQKRNYYQFPKTLDVDRYKGEDGKEQDTVVGLRELNLQGLPKRNWINDHFTYTHGYGAIAARGTTTGTNPAGSPDFTESGLPTTGELGKYEQRIYYGEKTEQYSIVGGPQKELDYEEDGEKTTSYEGDSGISLSNAFNRAAYAVSFSEPQILYSGAIGDGSRILYNRTPKERVEAVAPWLTIDGDAYPAVVDGRIQWIVDAYTTTNGYPYASRTTLGDTTADSLTTNQRAVVAQQNQVNYIRNSVKATVDAYDGKVKLYEWDTEDPVLKTWRKAFPGTVEPRADIPQELMDHLRYPQDLFKVQRELLTRYHVENPAQFYSGSDAWQVPDDPTNKEPGSVPPYYLSMKMPDQDGQKFSLTTTFTPKGRPNLGAFMAVDADAASKDYGTIRLLRVTSTVKGPGQVQSELNGNDDVAEFVRNLKGTDSDIEYGNLLTVPLDGGFLYIEPVYTRGGTQNYPLLRKVAASYGSKIVFENSLGEALNAVFGVEGSDTTTPPTEPDEPPGDTTEPPATGEAALKKAIADAQKAYTAGETALKEQDWEAYGKAQADLQEALERAAAAQPDGAGGASATEGATKPEGDDQGS
- a CDS encoding PPA1309 family protein — encoded protein: MLGMPNVSPSGPPMAASPLTVAVLEIDAYAAGLGWDQPARLFALVDTARLRAHEPGLAAQLGLDDTSSTTATLTPVEQEELPAGTALDEFLATIAWPDAVVGCAMTVERLMLPPSAETSVPDGLSDAQLTKWVAEHPDRQEVRMTVAVLRDGARDSAVRLREKDSPTEVLTGAGLVPGLAEALAATFES
- a CDS encoding molybdenum cofactor biosynthesis protein MoaE; translation: MARTHDHPGEQAAQDPIRLLDIRDTPLSVDEIFRAVGDDAAGGMALFVGTVRNHDDGQDVGSLGYSCHPTAGDELRRVAEKVVAEFPVRALAAVHRVGELGVGDLAVVVAVSCAHRGEAFEACRKLIDDLKHEVPIWKHQRFSDGTEEWVGAC